A portion of the Candidatus Ruthia endofausta genome contains these proteins:
- a CDS encoding 5-formyltetrahydrofolate cyclo-ligase, which yields MQALRLTLRQKRRAISHSNREKFAKRLFSQIQELTTFKRGQKIAIYLPNDGEIDTKYITNFLKKQDFSVCLPILDNKILKFSKVNRHFKKNRFGIKEPISTQILNAKQMNIIFMPLVGFDKNKNRIGMGGGFYDRTLAFTKCQQNYKNPKLYGLAFDCQRVDRIKTQTWDIPLDAVITPSDIF from the coding sequence ATGCAAGCATTAAGACTCACACTCAGACAAAAAAGACGTGCTATTAGTCACAGTAATCGAGAGAAATTCGCCAAACGCTTATTCTCCCAAATACAAGAATTAACCACTTTTAAACGCGGACAAAAAATTGCCATTTATCTACCAAACGATGGTGAAATTGATACTAAATATATCACTAACTTTTTAAAAAAACAAGATTTTAGTGTCTGTTTACCAATATTAGATAATAAAATCCTTAAATTTTCAAAAGTTAATAGGCATTTCAAAAAAAATCGATTTGGCATTAAAGAGCCTATTTCTACCCAAATTTTAAATGCCAAACAAATGAATATTATCTTCATGCCACTGGTAGGCTTTGATAAAAACAAAAACCGAATTGGCATGGGTGGCGGCTTTTATGACCGCACACTGGCTTTTACAAAATGCCAACAAAATTATAAAAACCCAAAGCTTTATGGCTTGGCATTTGATTGTCAAAGAGTGGATAGAATAAAAACCCAAACATGGGATATACCGCTTGATGCAGTCATTACTCCTAGTGATATTTTTTAG
- a CDS encoding UbiH/UbiF/VisC/COQ6 family ubiquinone biosynthesis hydroxylase, producing the protein MHAENNLQYDIAIIGGSMVGQAFALSMINKGLKIVIIEPNCPNPELQDKHHTRVSAITPKSEALLKNIGVWGLIKRKYTFTDTHVWDQNSHGSLDFHKEDGGVDQLGYIIENDAIQSAMYAALEKAHIEFIRTKLTAIHKIDDGYQADLDNNQQVACSLLIGADGAKSNVRELADIEYVENNYQQKAIVCNIESSQSFQNTTWQRFLSDSIIALLPLSDTQASIVWSAENHLANELMQLSTEKFADKLSQGVEYRFGRFKVVSDIQAFPLIERSAQDYVQNNLALIGDAAHNIHPLAGQGVNLGFSDVAELSQQLQSNNKSLGDYLVLRKYARTRRLDNELMAKTMTGLNWIYKENNEPLRWLRGFGMNLINESSTLKSFLQKQASGNTPFNI; encoded by the coding sequence ATGCACGCTGAAAACAATTTGCAATACGACATTGCCATTATCGGCGGCAGCATGGTAGGACAAGCATTTGCTTTATCTATGATTAATAAAGGCTTAAAGATTGTTATTATTGAGCCTAACTGCCCCAATCCAGAATTACAAGATAAGCACCATACACGCGTTAGTGCAATTACGCCTAAATCAGAGGCACTTTTAAAAAATATTGGCGTGTGGGGATTAATTAAGCGTAAATATACGTTTACTGATACTCATGTCTGGGATCAAAATTCTCATGGTAGTTTAGATTTTCACAAAGAAGATGGGGGCGTTGATCAATTGGGCTATATTATTGAGAATGATGCCATACAATCTGCAATGTATGCGGCATTAGAAAAAGCCCATATTGAATTTATTCGTACAAAACTAACTGCCATTCATAAAATTGATGACGGCTATCAAGCTGATTTGGATAATAATCAGCAGGTAGCATGTAGTTTATTGATTGGTGCAGATGGTGCTAAATCAAACGTTAGAGAATTGGCAGACATTGAATACGTTGAGAATAATTACCAACAAAAAGCCATTGTTTGCAATATTGAATCATCGCAAAGTTTTCAAAATACAACCTGGCAACGCTTTTTGTCAGACAGTATTATTGCTTTACTGCCTTTAAGTGACACACAAGCATCTATTGTCTGGTCGGCAGAAAATCATTTAGCTAATGAACTTATGCAACTTTCAACTGAGAAGTTTGCTGACAAGCTTTCCCAAGGTGTTGAGTATAGATTTGGTCGATTTAAAGTTGTTAGCGATATTCAAGCTTTTCCACTTATTGAGCGTAGTGCACAAGATTATGTGCAAAATAATTTAGCATTAATTGGCGATGCCGCACACAACATCCACCCCCTTGCAGGTCAAGGCGTTAATTTAGGATTTTCTGATGTTGCAGAATTATCACAACAATTACAATCTAATAATAAATCTTTAGGCGATTATTTAGTGTTACGAAAATATGCTAGAACCAGAAGATTGGACAATGAACTCATGGCAAAAACCATGACTGGACTCAATTGGATTTATAAAGAAAATAACGAGCCACTTAGGTGGTTACGTGGTTTTGGTATGAATTTAATCAACGAAAGCTCGACTTTAAAGTCTTTCTTGCAAAAACAAGCTTCAGGCAATACACCGTTTAATATTTAA
- the pmbA gene encoding metalloprotease PmbA produces MSSSLENTAQLAIDLLKKHDITDYEISLSSSSGISTAVRLGKVETLEYHLDKSFDINIYMGNKKGHASSLDLSRQSISKTIESACLIAKYTQNDEFNGLAPKELMAFNPPDLDLYYPWNLDPSDSIELAMRCEAKALEQEYINNSDGAELSSFQGKGLYVNSHGMMAVQKGAKHSLHCSIIAKQGKDMQTAYEYTSALDSNDLELPEAIGQKVAKLAINKLGARSLISQKCSVIFTPRLSGGLFAQLMSALSGARQYKKSTFLLGSIEQKVMPSGISLLENPLIKKTIGAKPFDQDGVLKRRQYFVKDGQVQSYIMGQYSANQLGLKTTANAGGINNVMIEHGFEGGLDEMIKDMHQGLVVTELMGQGVNDITGDYSRGALGFWVDNGKIQYPVSGITIAGNLKEILLGVERIGSDIDHRSNIKVGSVLVNQMTIAGEA; encoded by the coding sequence ATGTCATCCTCATTAGAAAACACCGCGCAACTTGCTATTGATTTATTAAAAAAGCATGATATTACTGATTATGAAATTTCGTTAAGTTCGAGCTCTGGTATTTCTACTGCTGTCAGATTAGGTAAAGTTGAAACTTTAGAATATCACTTAGACAAGAGTTTTGATATTAATATTTATATGGGCAATAAAAAAGGACACGCATCCAGTCTTGATTTGAGCAGACAGAGCATTAGCAAAACTATTGAATCTGCTTGTCTAATTGCTAAATATACACAAAATGATGAGTTTAATGGTTTAGCACCAAAAGAATTAATGGCATTTAATCCACCTGATTTAGATTTGTACTATCCATGGAATCTAGATCCAAGTGATAGCATTGAATTGGCCATGCGTTGTGAAGCAAAAGCATTAGAACAAGAATATATTAACAACTCAGATGGTGCCGAACTATCAAGTTTTCAAGGCAAGGGTTTGTATGTAAACTCGCATGGCATGATGGCAGTACAAAAAGGTGCTAAGCATTCGCTTCATTGCTCCATTATCGCCAAACAAGGCAAAGATATGCAAACGGCTTATGAATATACATCAGCATTAGATAGTAATGATTTAGAACTACCAGAGGCTATCGGTCAAAAAGTGGCAAAGTTGGCCATTAATAAACTTGGTGCAAGATCACTGATCTCACAAAAATGTTCAGTTATCTTCACACCACGCTTGTCTGGTGGATTATTTGCACAATTAATGAGTGCATTAAGTGGCGCTCGTCAATATAAAAAATCAACATTTTTATTAGGCAGTATTGAGCAAAAGGTAATGCCTAGTGGCATTAGTTTATTAGAAAATCCATTGATTAAAAAAACTATTGGTGCTAAGCCCTTTGACCAAGATGGCGTGTTAAAAAGACGGCAATATTTTGTCAAAGATGGCCAAGTGCAAAGTTATATTATGGGACAATATTCAGCCAATCAACTAGGTCTTAAAACCACAGCAAATGCAGGTGGGATAAATAATGTGATGATTGAGCACGGATTCGAAGGTGGTCTTGATGAGATGATTAAAGACATGCACCAAGGCCTAGTAGTAACTGAGTTGATGGGACAAGGTGTAAATGACATAACAGGTGATTATTCTCGTGGTGCTTTGGGCTTTTGGGTGGATAATGGCAAAATTCAATATCCAGTGTCAGGCATTACAATTGCTGGCAACCTTAAAGAAATACTATTAGGCGTTGAGCGCATTGGTTCAGATATTGACCACCGTAGTAATATTAAAGTTGGTTCTGTTTTAGTGAATCAGATGACCATCGCAGGAGAGGCTTAA
- a CDS encoding sulfite exporter TauE/SafE family protein, whose amino-acid sequence MDIFISVFLMGLLGGVHCLGMCGGVVGMLSAGLDPQVRANPKKVVLFHLNYNLGRILSYMLMGTIFGLIGTLLVQTLQMNVFDKVLRIFSGVLMVMVGLYIGNWSSSIQILEKFGTKLWAKLQPLTQQFLPIRNLRSAFFTGLLWGAIPCGLVYGALSFAVLSGSMLEGGLIMLAFGLGTLPSLLLMASLSTQLGLLIQKPWIRRLSGLLIIVLGIMALWMPIKSMIFDTMRMNHSHGVISFFKPTDFDYLV is encoded by the coding sequence ATGGATATTTTTATTAGTGTTTTTTTAATGGGATTATTAGGTGGTGTGCACTGCTTAGGTATGTGTGGTGGTGTGGTAGGTATGCTCAGTGCTGGGCTTGACCCCCAAGTGAGAGCCAATCCAAAAAAAGTAGTACTCTTTCATTTGAATTATAACCTTGGTAGAATTTTAAGCTATATGCTGATGGGGACTATTTTTGGCTTAATCGGCACTTTACTAGTACAAACATTACAAATGAATGTGTTTGATAAGGTTTTGCGAATATTTTCAGGTGTGTTGATGGTTATGGTAGGACTGTATATAGGAAATTGGTCATCCAGCATCCAAATATTAGAAAAATTTGGCACTAAACTTTGGGCAAAATTACAGCCACTAACTCAACAGTTTTTGCCAATCAGAAATCTTAGAAGTGCATTTTTTACTGGCTTATTATGGGGTGCTATTCCCTGTGGATTGGTTTATGGTGCGCTTAGTTTTGCTGTTTTGTCTGGCTCGATGCTTGAAGGTGGTTTAATTATGCTGGCATTTGGATTAGGGACATTACCAAGCCTGTTGTTAATGGCAAGTCTATCTACCCAATTGGGTCTTTTAATTCAAAAACCCTGGATTCGGCGTTTATCTGGCTTATTGATTATTGTATTGGGTATTATGGCATTGTGGATGCCGATTAAATCTATGATATTTGACACCATGCGTATGAATCATTCGCATGGTGTTATAAGCTTTTTCAAGCCTACAGATTTTGATTATTTAGTATAA
- a CDS encoding HlyC/CorC family transporter codes for MNEKQLLSKFSFLQRLKKRCLHTPLRSGDELLQVLKEAEENHVIDSHSRSIIEGTMQLEKLEVRDVMVPKSKMVMIEHQASTKELLDIMIKSSHSRFPIINSNKNKIQGVILAKDLLEFLAGDQKSEFNYKEYLRDSILVPESKTLGALLRDFQQKKSHMAIVMDEYGEIAGLITLEDVLEQIVGEIEDEHDLEEDNIIDFGEGRFLLKANTPIEEFDEFFRVKLQVENIDTVAGLVIKGFTRLPEQMDEISLQGFDFKILKTDSRRIHLLEVERSLGSGNT; via the coding sequence ATGAACGAAAAACAACTCCTATCGAAATTCTCCTTTTTACAAAGACTTAAAAAACGCTGCCTGCATACGCCGCTACGCTCAGGTGATGAGCTTTTACAAGTACTCAAAGAAGCGGAGGAAAACCATGTCATTGATTCCCATTCTCGCTCAATTATTGAAGGTACGATGCAGCTTGAAAAACTAGAAGTGCGCGATGTAATGGTGCCAAAATCAAAAATGGTGATGATTGAGCATCAAGCAAGCACTAAAGAATTGCTTGATATTATGATTAAATCTTCACACTCTAGGTTTCCAATTATTAATAGCAATAAGAATAAAATTCAAGGTGTGATTTTAGCTAAGGATTTGCTTGAGTTTTTAGCAGGCGACCAAAAGTCTGAGTTTAATTATAAAGAGTATTTGCGAGATTCTATCCTTGTGCCAGAAAGCAAAACTCTTGGTGCATTGTTAAGAGATTTTCAACAAAAAAAATCACACATGGCAATTGTGATGGATGAGTATGGCGAAATTGCAGGTTTGATAACACTTGAAGATGTATTAGAACAAATTGTGGGTGAGATTGAAGATGAGCACGATTTAGAAGAAGATAACATTATTGATTTTGGTGAAGGTAGATTCTTACTCAAAGCCAACACCCCTATTGAAGAATTTGATGAGTTCTTTAGGGTGAAATTACAAGTCGAAAATATTGATACAGTAGCTGGCTTGGTCATTAAGGGCTTTACTCGTTTGCCTGAGCAGATGGATGAAATATCACTACAAGGCTTTGATTTTAAAATTTTAAAAACTGACTCTAGGCGCATTCATTTGCTTGAAGTAGAACGCTCGTTGGGTAGTGGTAATACTTAA
- a CDS encoding RnfH family protein, protein MQIEVAYALRDKQTLLELEVNEGVTLKQAIEVSGILDIYPQVDLIKDKTGIFGKIAKLDTILRDKDRVEIYRPLIADPKAVRKERAAQGKKMRGGKKLELC, encoded by the coding sequence ATGCAAATTGAGGTTGCCTACGCTTTAAGAGATAAGCAGACTTTACTTGAGCTAGAAGTGAACGAAGGGGTGACTTTAAAGCAAGCGATTGAGGTATCTGGCATATTGGATATTTATCCGCAGGTTGATCTTATTAAAGACAAAACTGGTATTTTTGGTAAAATTGCCAAACTTGATACAATACTTAGAGACAAAGACCGAGTTGAGATTTATCGTCCACTGATTGCTGACCCTAAAGCAGTGCGCAAGGAGCGGGCTGCACAAGGTAAAAAGATGCGTGGCGGTAAGAAACTTGAACTTTGTTAA
- the hisA gene encoding 1-(5-phosphoribosyl)-5-[(5-phosphoribosylamino)methylideneamino]imidazole-4-carboxamide isomerase codes for MVVIPAIDLKDGQCVRLRQGLMTDTTVFSDNPVEMAAQWVEQGTRRLHLVDLNGAFEGKPVNAVSVTEIVSAFPDLPVQIGGGIRNMQIANTYIEVGISYLIIGTMAVTNPEFVSELCREFPGKVIVGLDANDGLVATQGWAQQTDLNVVDLSKKFEQDGVSSIVYTDIACDGMMQGVNVKATVNLAKQTSIPIIASGGITNMEDISGLLVEAHFGIMGAITGRAIYEGTLDFKQAQQFCDAN; via the coding sequence ATGGTTGTTATTCCAGCAATAGATTTAAAAGATGGTCAATGTGTTCGTTTAAGACAAGGTTTGATGACCGATACGACAGTATTTTCTGATAACCCTGTTGAAATGGCGGCGCAGTGGGTAGAGCAAGGTACGCGCAGATTACACTTGGTGGATCTTAATGGTGCGTTTGAAGGCAAACCCGTCAATGCGGTTAGTGTGACTGAAATCGTATCAGCATTTCCTGATTTGCCAGTGCAAATTGGAGGTGGTATTCGTAATATGCAGATTGCGAATACTTATATCGAAGTGGGCATTAGTTATTTGATTATTGGTACGATGGCAGTAACAAACCCTGAGTTTGTATCTGAGTTGTGTCGTGAATTCCCTGGCAAGGTGATTGTGGGTTTGGATGCGAATGATGGTTTGGTGGCAACACAGGGTTGGGCGCAGCAAACGGATTTGAATGTGGTGGATTTATCGAAAAAATTTGAACAAGACGGGGTGAGTTCTATTGTTTATACAGATATTGCGTGTGATGGCATGATGCAGGGAGTGAATGTCAAAGCCACAGTTAATCTTGCTAAGCAAACCTCAATTCCCATTATTGCCTCGGGCGGAATTACTAATATGGAAGACATCTCTGGATTATTAGTTGAGGCACACTTTGGCATTATGGGGGCGATTACTGGACGGGCGATTTATGAAGGCACGCTTGATTTTAAACAAGCACAACAATTTTGCGATGCAAATTGA
- a CDS encoding VOC family protein — MKYLHTMIRVTDLDKTLQFYCDVLGLIEVSRKDYPQEEFTLIFLAADEDANHANPPLIEITHNWNKEEYTGGRNFGHLAFRVKNIYETCKRLMDADVVINFPPKNGHMAFVRSPDNISIELLQEGDALEIQESWVNMPIIGEW, encoded by the coding sequence ATGAAGTACTTACATACTATGATTAGAGTAACTGATCTTGATAAAACCTTGCAGTTTTATTGCGATGTTTTGGGTTTGATTGAAGTTAGCAGGAAAGATTATCCCCAAGAAGAGTTCACGCTTATTTTTTTGGCAGCAGATGAAGATGCCAACCATGCAAATCCACCATTAATTGAAATTACTCACAATTGGAATAAAGAAGAATATACCGGAGGGAGAAATTTCGGACACTTGGCATTTAGAGTAAAAAATATATATGAGACATGTAAGCGATTGATGGATGCGGATGTTGTTATTAATTTTCCGCCTAAAAATGGGCATATGGCTTTTGTGCGCTCACCTGATAATATATCAATTGAACTATTGCAAGAGGGTGATGCATTGGAAATACAAGAATCATGGGTTAACATGCCAATCATTGGTGAATGGTAA
- a CDS encoding rolling circle replication-associated protein: MRKRFKLNPRRTFSPTAFRTHPYNRSRPLSRGWYTSIVACFHPLTAYCDYDSTVIHFNSPLPYETTLLLPCGQCIGCRLERSHQWAIRCIHEASLYPDNSFITLTYDNDNLPSNRSLDKRHFQLFMKPLRKKYSHKKICFYHCGEYGDLHKRPHYHAILFNHHFEDRVPF, from the coding sequence ATGCGTAAAAGATTTAAATTAAATCCTCGTCGTACTTTTTCTCCTACTGCTTTTCGGACTCATCCTTATAATCGTTCTCGTCCTCTTTCTCGAGGTTGGTATACGTCTATAGTGGCTTGTTTCCATCCACTAACTGCTTACTGTGATTATGACTCTACTGTTATCCATTTCAATTCTCCTCTTCCTTACGAGACTACACTTTTACTTCCGTGTGGTCAATGTATAGGTTGTAGACTGGAGCGTTCTCATCAATGGGCTATTCGCTGCATACATGAAGCTTCTCTTTATCCAGATAATTCTTTCATTACTCTTACTTACGATAATGACAATCTTCCTTCTAATCGCAGCTTAGATAAACGTCATTTTCAACTCTTTATGAAACCTCTTCGTAAGAAGTATTCTCATAAAAAGATTTGTTTCTATCATTGTGGTGAGTATGGCGATTTACATAAACGCCCTCACTATCATGCTATTCTCTTTAATCATCATTTCGAAGATCGAGTTCCTTTTTAA